The Microbacterium limosum genome contains a region encoding:
- a CDS encoding AAA family ATPase gives MRGGLQRWKRGAGSGGVGRAIDYAVKGTCDAHLHLSTGSDALERYSSATDASVTRFVVTDGAIAADELSAGALRVWLTGHDPVTGEKRGSQRLSADADLLLDATLNHPKSYSIAALLHPELASEFESLQNRLRDQILTTWLNELNARRGHGGLIREDITRIEVVELDHRRSRALDPHAHRHLWLNVKVLGADGKWSNVDSRVAMKLHTLINAEGDLAARTDPQWLASLARHGFTLDDDGEVAELASVVRPLSRRSAQIEVNRARLIAEWSAEHDGTSPSIRVLTQIDRRAWAMSRPNKPAHLDELSWEATVRGELASLDARLAVDRAPVPLVSTPLHALDLDLLAHAAVVDADERSTRTGGRFSSFDLRAGATRALARSGVVAPRDALIATIDAIAEKAHGTCVRLMTDADLPGQVKAFMATETVRLKIHLAGSLDALASPGRSLLPQELRRSAAFPEDVDQLDPSQLAAAGAIAGAGGLVTVTGPAGAGKTTMLRVAFAALRSQHRQMLVVAPTRKAASVASREVGAEASSLHALLADHGYRWTVDAAGAEAWTRLSVGESDRDTGAIYAGPSRFVLRRGDRIVVDEAGMVDLQTEAALVGLAIEQQVGVAMVGDPCQALPVGHAGAMASAVRCATASVELGTVHRFSDPEYAALTLRLREPRDRDDALTIAGELLERGHVQRASGAEEARAAMVAAYFEWHARGKRVALVSGTNSEADAINDAIQQRRVDEGELDSTVLALGMGEQRLLVGDTVQTRRNDPRTGVENRAQWVVLGIRDDRITLVSASDSGEMRGVSREYAFEHVQLAYASTVHGIQGETTDAAVVGPDVDAAGLYVGLTRGRHHNTAITVARTDEEATAQLGATMMRGTTELTLQDAIRAAHAELRRAAREREVQASAPWITPSASPSHGGRPL, from the coding sequence ATGCGGGGAGGTCTCCAGCGGTGGAAGAGAGGCGCCGGCTCCGGCGGGGTCGGTCGGGCGATCGACTACGCCGTGAAGGGAACTTGCGATGCTCATCTCCACCTTTCGACCGGATCTGACGCGCTCGAGCGTTACAGCAGCGCCACCGATGCGAGCGTCACGAGATTCGTTGTGACGGATGGCGCAATCGCAGCCGACGAGCTATCGGCAGGAGCGCTCCGGGTGTGGCTCACGGGTCATGACCCGGTGACGGGGGAGAAGCGTGGAAGCCAGCGGCTCAGCGCGGACGCCGATCTCTTGCTCGACGCGACGCTGAACCACCCGAAGTCGTACAGCATCGCGGCGTTGCTGCATCCGGAGCTCGCGTCCGAATTCGAGTCGCTGCAGAATCGCCTGCGTGACCAGATCCTCACTACCTGGCTGAACGAGCTGAACGCACGTCGCGGTCATGGCGGACTCATTCGGGAAGACATCACCCGCATCGAGGTGGTCGAGCTCGACCATCGGCGCTCGCGCGCGCTCGACCCGCACGCCCACCGCCACCTTTGGTTGAACGTGAAGGTGCTCGGCGCTGACGGCAAGTGGTCCAACGTCGACTCGCGGGTCGCAATGAAGCTCCACACCCTGATCAACGCCGAAGGCGATCTCGCTGCGCGAACAGATCCGCAGTGGCTCGCGTCGCTCGCCCGTCACGGGTTCACGCTCGACGATGACGGCGAGGTCGCCGAACTTGCGAGCGTGGTGCGGCCCCTCTCGCGGCGCTCGGCGCAGATCGAGGTGAATCGAGCCCGACTCATCGCGGAGTGGAGCGCTGAGCACGATGGGACGAGCCCCAGCATCCGCGTTCTGACACAGATCGACCGTCGCGCGTGGGCGATGTCGCGCCCGAACAAACCCGCTCACCTCGACGAGCTGTCGTGGGAAGCGACTGTGCGTGGCGAGCTCGCGAGTCTCGATGCCCGGCTCGCTGTGGACCGTGCGCCTGTGCCGCTCGTCTCCACCCCACTCCACGCGCTCGACCTGGACCTTCTGGCGCATGCCGCGGTGGTCGATGCGGACGAGCGTTCCACCCGCACCGGCGGGAGGTTCAGTTCTTTCGACCTCCGAGCGGGCGCGACGCGCGCCCTCGCGCGGAGCGGGGTGGTCGCGCCCCGCGATGCGTTGATCGCGACGATCGACGCGATCGCAGAGAAAGCACACGGCACGTGCGTGCGGTTGATGACGGATGCCGACCTCCCGGGCCAGGTCAAGGCGTTCATGGCGACCGAGACAGTGCGCCTGAAGATTCATCTCGCCGGCAGCCTGGACGCGCTCGCATCGCCGGGTCGCTCGCTCCTGCCGCAGGAGCTCCGTCGCAGCGCGGCATTCCCGGAAGACGTCGACCAGCTGGATCCCTCGCAGCTCGCGGCCGCCGGCGCGATTGCCGGGGCCGGCGGCCTCGTGACGGTGACCGGGCCGGCTGGCGCGGGTAAGACCACGATGCTGCGCGTGGCTTTCGCGGCTTTGCGATCGCAACACCGACAAATGCTGGTCGTCGCACCGACTCGGAAGGCCGCGTCCGTGGCGTCACGTGAGGTGGGCGCGGAGGCTTCGAGCCTGCATGCCCTACTCGCCGATCACGGCTATCGCTGGACCGTCGACGCCGCCGGCGCCGAGGCGTGGACGCGGCTGTCGGTGGGGGAGTCGGACAGAGACACCGGCGCGATCTATGCGGGCCCATCGCGGTTCGTTCTCCGACGCGGCGATCGGATCGTCGTGGACGAAGCCGGCATGGTCGACCTGCAGACCGAGGCTGCACTCGTCGGTCTCGCGATCGAGCAGCAGGTGGGAGTGGCGATGGTGGGCGATCCGTGTCAGGCGCTTCCGGTCGGGCACGCGGGGGCGATGGCATCAGCGGTCCGGTGTGCGACAGCATCCGTGGAACTCGGCACGGTGCACCGGTTCAGTGATCCCGAATACGCTGCGCTCACTCTTCGCCTGCGCGAGCCCCGCGACCGTGACGACGCCCTCACGATTGCAGGGGAGTTGCTCGAGCGCGGGCATGTGCAACGGGCATCGGGAGCGGAGGAGGCGCGCGCCGCGATGGTGGCGGCCTACTTCGAGTGGCACGCGCGCGGGAAGCGCGTCGCGCTGGTCTCGGGCACCAACAGTGAGGCGGATGCGATCAACGATGCGATCCAGCAGCGCCGCGTCGACGAAGGGGAGCTTGACTCCACCGTGCTCGCGCTTGGGATGGGGGAGCAGCGTCTCCTCGTCGGCGACACCGTACAGACGCGTCGCAACGACCCGCGCACCGGCGTCGAGAACCGCGCGCAGTGGGTGGTGCTCGGCATTCGCGACGATCGCATCACCCTCGTGTCGGCGAGCGACAGCGGTGAGATGCGTGGAGTGAGTCGCGAGTATGCGTTCGAACACGTGCAGCTGGCGTACGCGTCAACGGTGCACGGCATTCAGGGAGAGACGACGGATGCCGCGGTCGTCGGTCCGGACGTCGACGCCGCCGGCCTCTACGTCGGACTGACCCGAGGGCGCCACCACAACACCGCCATCACCGTTGCGCGGACCGACGAGGAGGCGACAGCACAGCTGGGGGCGACGATGATGCGCGGCACAACGGAGCTCACGCTCCAGGACGCTATCCGCGCCGCCCACGCCGAGCTGCGACGGGCAGCACGCGAGCGCGAGGTTCAGGCGTCCGCACCGTGGATCACACCCAGCGCATCCCCGTCGCACGGCGGGCGCCCACTGTGA
- the glpK gene encoding glycerol kinase GlpK has translation MTRFVLSIDQGTTSTRAIVFDHSASIVASGQLEHRQHFPRAGWVEHDAVEIWDNVREAVGLALTRANLTHGDIAAVGLTNQRETTIVWDRHTGVPVCRAIVWQDTRTQRIVEDLSRDHGVDRYKATVGLPLATYFAGPKVKWILDNISGARQAADDGDLLFGTVDTWILWNLTGGVNGGIHVTDVTNASRTMLMDLDTLNWDEQIAADMGIPMSMLPQIRSSSEVYGVGRDHGMLPGVPIAGVLGDQQAAMFGQACFSEGMAKNTYGTGNFLLLNTGRTRVHSENGLLTTVCYKIGDAPAVYALEGSIAVTGSLVQWLRDNLGMFSDASEIEPLAREVEDNGGTYFVPAFSGLFAPYWRPDARGALLGLTRYVTKQHIARAALEATAYQTREVVEAMNADAGIGLAELRVDGGMVANELLMQFQADQLGVDVLRPKILETTALGAAYAAGIAVGFWDGQDSVTENWGEAQRWSPTMPLLEREQLFRNWKKAVTKTMGWVDGDVDT, from the coding sequence GTGACACGTTTTGTACTGTCGATCGACCAGGGCACGACGAGCACGCGCGCGATCGTGTTCGACCACTCGGCGTCGATCGTGGCCAGCGGACAGCTCGAGCATCGCCAGCACTTCCCGCGGGCGGGATGGGTCGAGCACGACGCCGTCGAGATCTGGGACAACGTTCGTGAGGCCGTGGGGCTCGCCCTCACCCGCGCGAACCTGACCCACGGCGACATCGCGGCGGTCGGACTCACCAATCAGCGCGAGACCACGATCGTCTGGGACCGCCACACCGGAGTTCCCGTCTGTCGGGCCATCGTCTGGCAGGACACGAGGACGCAGCGGATCGTCGAGGATCTGTCCCGCGATCACGGCGTCGATCGGTACAAGGCGACCGTCGGCCTGCCGCTTGCGACCTACTTCGCCGGTCCCAAGGTGAAGTGGATCCTCGACAACATCAGCGGGGCACGTCAGGCCGCCGACGACGGCGACCTGCTCTTCGGCACGGTCGATACCTGGATCCTCTGGAACCTCACCGGTGGCGTGAACGGCGGCATCCACGTCACCGACGTCACCAACGCCTCCCGCACCATGCTGATGGACCTCGACACGCTGAACTGGGACGAGCAGATCGCGGCGGACATGGGAATCCCGATGTCGATGCTCCCGCAGATCCGTTCCTCTTCCGAGGTCTACGGCGTGGGACGAGACCACGGGATGCTGCCCGGCGTCCCGATCGCCGGGGTTCTGGGGGACCAGCAGGCGGCGATGTTCGGTCAGGCGTGCTTCAGCGAGGGCATGGCGAAGAACACCTACGGAACGGGCAACTTCCTGCTGCTGAACACGGGACGCACGCGCGTGCACTCCGAGAACGGACTGCTCACGACCGTCTGCTACAAGATCGGCGACGCCCCGGCCGTCTACGCGCTCGAGGGATCGATCGCCGTAACAGGCTCCCTCGTGCAATGGCTGCGGGACAACCTCGGCATGTTCTCGGACGCGTCGGAGATCGAGCCGCTGGCCCGTGAGGTCGAGGACAACGGCGGCACGTACTTCGTGCCGGCGTTCTCCGGTCTCTTCGCCCCGTACTGGCGCCCGGACGCCCGCGGCGCGCTGCTCGGGCTCACCCGCTACGTCACGAAGCAGCACATCGCACGCGCGGCCCTGGAGGCCACCGCGTATCAGACGCGAGAAGTGGTGGAGGCGATGAACGCGGATGCGGGCATCGGTTTGGCCGAGCTACGCGTCGACGGCGGGATGGTCGCCAACGAGCTGCTCATGCAGTTCCAAGCGGATCAGCTGGGTGTCGATGTGCTTCGCCCCAAGATCCTCGAGACCACCGCCCTCGGCGCGGCCTACGCTGCCGGCATCGCCGTCGGGTTCTGGGACGGCCAGGACTCCGTAACCGAGAACTGGGGAGAGGCGCAGCGCTGGAGCCCGACGATGCCGCTGCTCGAGCGCGAACAGCTCTTCCGCAACTGGAAGAAGGCTGTCACCAAGACCATGGGCTGGGTGGACGGCGACGTGGACACCTGA
- a CDS encoding IS256 family transposase gives MTMIDKQAREERRKAQRQGVEALEASGALDDLYAKIDAGEVKLDGKDGLIQQLIKAGLERGLRAELTEHVGYEQGDPEAGLHPNSRNGSFPKTVATSVGDVDLAIPRDRDGSFTPMLVPKGSRRLGGLDDMIVSLYAGGMTIRDIEHHLVSTIGTEISRETISKITDEVLDEVLAWQHRPLEAFYPVIYLDALIVKVRDGAHVRNKAAHIAVGVDMDGIKHVLGIWIQTTEGAKFWAGVCAQLANRGITDVLIVCVDGLTGFPEAIEATWPQSTVQTCVVHLIRSAMRFVNYKSRKAVAAALKPIYQAADEDAALVALSEFAASDLGQANPNTVQVFENAWDRFTPFLAFPPMLRRVIYTTNSIESLNYQLRKIIKNRGHFPSDDAVVKLLWLAICNIEDKRARDRLKERGRSRGVKRNAEGRLVEGQITTNWKQALAQPLCVRMG, from the coding sequence ATGACCATGATTGACAAGCAGGCGCGTGAGGAGCGTCGCAAGGCTCAACGGCAGGGTGTGGAGGCGCTCGAAGCATCGGGCGCATTGGATGACCTCTACGCGAAGATCGATGCTGGCGAGGTCAAGCTCGATGGCAAGGACGGGCTCATCCAGCAGCTCATCAAGGCCGGCCTCGAACGCGGATTGCGGGCGGAGCTGACCGAGCATGTCGGCTACGAGCAGGGCGATCCCGAGGCGGGGCTTCACCCGAATTCGAGGAACGGCTCGTTTCCGAAGACTGTCGCGACCAGCGTCGGTGACGTCGACCTCGCGATCCCCAGGGACCGAGATGGGTCCTTCACGCCGATGCTGGTCCCGAAGGGCTCACGGCGCCTTGGTGGGCTCGACGACATGATCGTCTCGCTCTACGCCGGCGGGATGACGATCCGCGATATCGAGCATCATCTGGTCTCCACGATCGGCACCGAGATCAGCCGGGAGACGATCAGCAAGATCACTGACGAGGTCCTTGACGAGGTCCTCGCTTGGCAGCATCGGCCGCTGGAGGCGTTCTATCCGGTGATCTACCTGGACGCGCTGATCGTGAAGGTCCGCGATGGTGCGCACGTGCGCAACAAAGCCGCTCACATCGCTGTCGGCGTCGACATGGATGGCATCAAGCACGTCCTGGGCATCTGGATCCAAACCACCGAGGGTGCGAAGTTCTGGGCCGGTGTCTGCGCGCAACTCGCCAACCGCGGCATCACGGACGTCCTCATCGTCTGCGTCGACGGGCTCACCGGGTTCCCCGAAGCGATCGAGGCGACCTGGCCGCAATCGACGGTCCAGACCTGCGTGGTGCATCTGATCCGCTCGGCGATGCGGTTCGTGAACTACAAGTCCCGCAAGGCCGTCGCTGCCGCGTTGAAACCGATCTACCAGGCCGCGGACGAAGACGCCGCCCTCGTCGCGCTGTCCGAGTTCGCCGCGTCCGACCTCGGTCAAGCGAACCCGAACACGGTCCAGGTGTTCGAGAACGCGTGGGACAGGTTCACACCGTTTCTGGCGTTCCCGCCGATGCTGCGCCGGGTGATTTACACCACGAACAGCATCGAGTCGCTGAACTATCAGCTGCGGAAGATCATCAAGAACCGCGGCCATTTCCCCTCCGACGACGCCGTCGTCAAGCTGCTCTGGCTCGCGATCTGCAACATCGAAGACAAGCGAGCCCGCGACCGACTCAAGGAACGCGGACGATCACGAGGCGTCAAACGCAACGCCGAAGGCCGCCTCGTCGAGGGCCAGATCACCACGAATTGGAAGCAAGCCCTCGCGCAACCCCTGTGCGTCAGGATGGGGTGA
- a CDS encoding IS3 family transposase (programmed frameshift) — translation MTVADVGTDDGAMAPRADRPKRRTFTAEFKAAILAEYDAADRSGRGEILRREGLYTSHIIEWRKAAAAGSLSGLGSKPRDRRERELQALRARAEKAEAELAKTRAALDLMGKGTRALGDALRERGQAAAVAAVINPAVDGLAEHVGTAAACALLGRSRASHYRAKNPPPPRPRTPRPAPANKLSAAERAHVLAVLTSQRFADKSVAQVWATLLDEGTYLCSMSTMHRILREHDMAGERRRQASHPPRTRPELVATAPGQVWSWDITKLKGPERGVYYDLYVVLDIFSRFVVGWTIAAREDAEIAKNLLEHAMGIHGVPEAIHADRGTSMTSKPVAQLLVDLGVARSHSRPHVSNDNPYSEAAFKTLKYAPVFPERFGSLADAGAFAEQFFAYYNHEHRHCGIGLHTPASVHFGTAGQVRAQRQATLDAAYAARPERFGHRRPQAPKLPEAAWINQPSQEALIQTA, via the exons ATGACGGTTGCTGACGTCGGCACCGATGATGGGGCTATGGCTCCTCGTGCTGACCGGCCCAAGAGGCGGACGTTCACCGCCGAGTTCAAAGCGGCGATCCTGGCCGAGTACGACGCCGCGGACCGCTCTGGGCGTGGGGAGATCCTGCGCCGGGAGGGCCTGTACACCTCCCACATCATCGAGTGGCGCAAGGCCGCGGCCGCCGGCTCGCTGTCCGGGCTGGGCAGCAAGCCGCGGGACCGGCGCGAGCGGGAGCTGCAGGCGCTACGGGCCCGGGCGGAGAAGGCCGAGGCCGAGCTGGCCAAGACCAGGGCGGCGCTGGACCTGATGGGAAAAG GCACACGCGCTCTTGGAGACGCTCTCCGAGAGCGCGGACAAGCCGCCGCGGTCGCCGCGGTGATCAACCCGGCCGTCGACGGGCTGGCCGAGCACGTCGGCACCGCGGCTGCGTGCGCGCTGCTGGGTCGCTCCCGCGCCAGTCACTACCGGGCCAAGAACCCGCCACCGCCACGTCCACGGACACCGCGGCCGGCACCGGCGAACAAGCTGTCCGCCGCCGAGCGGGCCCACGTGCTGGCCGTGTTGACCAGCCAGCGGTTCGCGGACAAGTCGGTCGCCCAGGTCTGGGCCACGCTGCTGGACGAGGGCACCTACCTGTGCTCGATGTCCACGATGCACCGGATCCTGCGCGAGCACGACATGGCCGGGGAACGGCGCCGGCAGGCGAGCCACCCGCCCCGGACCCGGCCCGAGCTCGTCGCGACGGCGCCGGGGCAGGTGTGGAGTTGGGACATCACAAAGCTCAAGGGGCCGGAGCGGGGCGTGTACTACGACCTGTACGTCGTGCTCGACATCTTCTCCAGGTTCGTCGTGGGCTGGACCATCGCGGCCCGCGAGGACGCCGAGATCGCCAAGAACCTGCTCGAGCACGCCATGGGCATCCATGGCGTGCCGGAGGCGATCCACGCCGACCGCGGGACCTCGATGACCTCCAAACCGGTCGCTCAGCTGCTCGTCGACCTCGGGGTGGCCAGGTCGCACTCCCGCCCGCACGTGTCGAACGACAACCCTTACAGCGAGGCGGCGTTCAAGACGCTGAAGTACGCCCCGGTCTTCCCCGAGCGCTTCGGGTCCCTGGCCGACGCCGGCGCGTTCGCCGAGCAGTTCTTCGCCTACTACAACCACGAGCACCGCCACTGCGGGATCGGGCTGCACACCCCCGCCAGCGTCCACTTCGGCACCGCCGGGCAGGTCCGCGCCCAGCGCCAGGCCACCCTGGACGCGGCCTACGCCGCCCGTCCCGAGCGCTTCGGCCACCGCCGACCCCAGGCGCCCAAGCTGCCCGAGGCCGCCTGGATCAACCAGCCCTCACAGGAGGCCCTCATACAGACCGCCTGA
- a CDS encoding prolyl oligopeptidase family serine peptidase, translated as MSAIVASAVQTNAGTIAVKDMRWETPSGQMISALLFKPDAATADSQAPAIIVSHGWWNNREMQDANYVELARRGYIVVSIDMYGHGNSSPLVNSQVELGGTGMYDVVKLVADLPYVDPEMIGVSGHSNGARAANFSVALDNEADEQLIDAVFLVDNDPVYTDADGAYTNIYGTRDVGLVAAQYDEFFFRSYSPEGVALTPPREYISTPNAQSFLNFGVDPAEEESRSAGEFYTEGDADRIVYTPAETHPWGTISKTTVGSQVEFWERVFPAPNAIEPSAQIWQVKETATAFGLIGFGIFLVAFTRALLGTRAFAGLRFTEPAALAATSRKGLAWFWGGLVVSALFSGWSYVWLSQQPVMQGIAFNAVPTIFTQGAVFFIATWAAINGVAGLIIMTVSYFAFGKKNSLDLRAAGVLPGWRKFFHGIGLGAIVVAAAFGIVFVLDYFFKTDFRYWVVAVKAFEADKLWIALLYLPFFLVYFFANSVAINSFNRFTLRGQEWLNTLVLAVANAIAPIVLVVAQYATFFISGDTIPGFGGIFSIWLFPVILILAVSAVISRKIYRATGNPYIGGFINAAVVTIISVSNTLTVVY; from the coding sequence ATGTCCGCGATCGTCGCATCCGCGGTGCAGACGAACGCCGGAACCATCGCAGTGAAGGACATGAGATGGGAGACGCCGTCGGGCCAGATGATCAGCGCCCTGCTGTTCAAGCCGGATGCCGCGACCGCTGATTCTCAGGCCCCCGCCATCATCGTGTCTCACGGGTGGTGGAACAACCGCGAGATGCAGGATGCCAACTATGTCGAGCTTGCGCGACGCGGTTACATCGTCGTATCGATCGACATGTATGGGCACGGCAACTCGTCGCCGCTCGTGAACAGCCAGGTCGAGCTCGGCGGCACCGGCATGTACGACGTTGTGAAGCTCGTCGCCGATCTGCCGTACGTCGACCCGGAGATGATCGGCGTGTCCGGCCACTCGAACGGCGCGCGGGCCGCGAACTTCTCGGTCGCCCTCGACAACGAGGCCGACGAGCAGCTCATCGATGCGGTCTTCCTCGTCGACAACGACCCTGTCTACACCGATGCCGACGGCGCGTACACGAACATCTACGGCACGCGAGATGTCGGTCTGGTCGCGGCCCAGTATGACGAGTTCTTCTTCCGCAGCTACAGCCCGGAGGGTGTCGCGCTGACGCCGCCGCGTGAGTACATCTCGACCCCCAACGCGCAGTCCTTCCTGAACTTCGGCGTGGACCCGGCTGAGGAAGAATCGCGCTCGGCCGGTGAGTTCTACACCGAGGGCGACGCCGATCGCATCGTCTACACCCCGGCGGAGACGCACCCGTGGGGCACGATCTCGAAGACGACGGTCGGGAGCCAGGTCGAGTTCTGGGAGCGGGTCTTCCCCGCGCCGAACGCGATCGAACCGAGCGCCCAGATCTGGCAGGTCAAGGAGACGGCGACGGCGTTCGGTCTCATCGGCTTCGGCATCTTCCTGGTTGCCTTCACGCGTGCGCTTCTCGGCACCCGCGCCTTCGCCGGCCTGCGATTTACGGAGCCCGCTGCGCTCGCGGCCACGAGTCGCAAAGGCCTGGCATGGTTCTGGGGCGGACTGGTCGTCTCGGCGCTGTTCTCGGGCTGGAGCTACGTCTGGCTGAGCCAGCAGCCCGTGATGCAGGGCATCGCATTCAACGCCGTGCCGACGATCTTCACCCAGGGTGCTGTGTTCTTCATCGCGACCTGGGCGGCGATCAACGGTGTCGCGGGGCTGATCATCATGACGGTCTCCTACTTCGCGTTCGGTAAGAAGAACAGCCTGGATCTGCGGGCAGCAGGGGTCCTCCCCGGCTGGAGGAAGTTCTTCCACGGCATCGGTCTCGGAGCGATCGTCGTCGCGGCGGCGTTTGGCATCGTGTTCGTGCTCGACTACTTCTTCAAGACCGACTTCCGGTACTGGGTCGTAGCCGTCAAGGCGTTCGAAGCGGACAAGCTCTGGATCGCCCTGCTCTATCTGCCGTTCTTCCTCGTGTACTTCTTCGCGAACTCGGTGGCGATCAACAGCTTCAACCGGTTCACGCTGCGCGGACAGGAATGGCTCAACACGTTGGTGCTGGCGGTGGCGAACGCGATAGCGCCGATCGTGCTCGTAGTCGCCCAGTACGCGACGTTCTTCATCAGCGGTGACACGATCCCGGGCTTCGGGGGCATCTTCAGCATCTGGCTGTTCCCGGTCATCCTCATCCTTGCGGTCTCAGCCGTGATCTCGCGGAAGATCTACCGAGCGACGGGCAACCCATACATCGGAGGGTTCATCAACGCCGCCGTCGTGACAATCATCTCAGTCTCGAACACGCTGACCGTCGTGTACTGA
- a CDS encoding TraR/DksA family transcriptional regulator codes for MSVDIAPRSAPKLNYAHIRRFLQEELRQREVIIRASGLSAAPNIDPVSWATNQAARRVMDQITAALDRLEAGTYGRCIRCGGAIVAARLDIMPYAENCVDCQRDVDKR; via the coding sequence ATGTCTGTTGATATTGCACCTCGGTCCGCCCCGAAACTTAACTACGCCCACATTCGCCGTTTCTTGCAGGAGGAGCTTCGGCAGCGGGAAGTCATCATCCGCGCGTCCGGCCTGTCCGCCGCGCCCAACATCGACCCGGTCTCGTGGGCGACAAATCAGGCAGCGCGGCGGGTGATGGATCAGATCACCGCGGCGCTGGACCGGCTGGAAGCTGGCACGTATGGTCGCTGCATCCGCTGCGGCGGAGCGATCGTCGCGGCGCGTTTGGACATCATGCCGTACGCCGAGAACTGTGTCGATTGTCAGCGCGATGTCGATAAACGTTGA
- a CDS encoding glycerol-3-phosphate dehydrogenase/oxidase — protein MLDTRLTTESRDRALARLSESALPGRELDVLVIGGGITGAGIALDAASRGLETVVVEAQDWGAGTSSRSSKLVHGGLRYLQMLDFKLVFEALAERDLLLTAVAPHLVRPVPFLYPLRHRVWERAFVGAGIALYDVLATLRRGKRALPWHRHLSRGDLDRVFPDLSARAAVGAIEYWDATVDDARYVATLVRTAVGHGAQAAARTQVVELTKNGAGVVDGALLRDLETDRVIAAKARHVISSTGVWTEQSQALAGETGGLRVLASKGIHIVVPRDRIEGDAGLILQTKKSVLFVIPWSRYWVIGTTDTPWTEELVNPTAHARDIDYVLDEANGVLAKALTHDDIIGTWAGLRPLLQPGTKDGTASEKVSREHTVASPVPGLTVIAGGKFTTYRIMARDAVDFALGAEAAAARPSVTQTIPLVGGRPATDGDAGASARQFGWDAAMVDHLLHRYGSDIRDIAEICDRDESMSRPLEHAPAYLRAEIAYAVSHEGALHLEDVMHRRTRMVYEYADEALAALPEVARIVAGELGWSDARRDEEVAAYTAVADAVAAAARASDDSEAARARAAAPGVAAMSPHP, from the coding sequence ATGCTCGACACTCGGCTCACCACGGAATCCCGCGACCGCGCTCTTGCGCGCCTGTCCGAGAGCGCACTGCCGGGACGAGAACTCGACGTGCTCGTCATCGGGGGCGGTATCACCGGTGCCGGCATCGCCCTTGATGCTGCCAGCAGAGGTCTGGAGACGGTGGTCGTCGAGGCGCAGGACTGGGGCGCGGGAACGTCGTCTCGCTCGAGCAAGCTCGTGCACGGAGGGCTCCGCTACCTTCAGATGCTCGATTTCAAGCTGGTGTTCGAGGCGTTGGCAGAGCGCGACCTTCTCCTGACGGCGGTCGCTCCCCACCTCGTGCGCCCCGTGCCCTTCCTTTATCCCCTGCGTCATCGGGTGTGGGAGCGGGCCTTCGTGGGGGCGGGCATCGCCCTCTACGACGTGCTCGCGACCCTGCGCCGGGGAAAGCGCGCCCTCCCCTGGCATCGTCACCTCAGCCGGGGCGACCTCGACCGGGTGTTCCCGGACCTCAGCGCGCGGGCAGCAGTCGGGGCGATCGAGTACTGGGATGCGACGGTGGACGACGCGAGATACGTCGCGACGCTCGTTCGCACTGCGGTGGGGCACGGGGCTCAGGCGGCCGCGCGCACACAGGTGGTGGAGCTGACCAAGAATGGCGCCGGTGTCGTAGACGGCGCGCTGCTGCGCGACCTCGAGACGGATCGCGTGATCGCGGCCAAGGCGCGCCATGTCATCAGCTCGACCGGTGTCTGGACCGAGCAGTCGCAGGCTCTCGCCGGCGAGACCGGCGGGCTGCGGGTGCTGGCCTCGAAGGGCATCCACATCGTCGTCCCCCGCGATCGGATTGAGGGCGACGCGGGTCTTATCTTGCAGACGAAGAAGAGCGTTCTCTTCGTCATCCCGTGGTCGCGGTACTGGGTCATCGGCACGACCGACACCCCCTGGACCGAAGAACTCGTCAACCCCACGGCACATGCCCGCGACATCGACTACGTGCTCGATGAGGCGAATGGGGTCCTGGCGAAGGCGCTCACGCACGATGACATCATCGGCACGTGGGCCGGGCTCCGCCCGCTGCTGCAGCCGGGCACGAAGGACGGCACCGCATCCGAGAAGGTGTCGCGCGAGCACACGGTCGCCTCGCCCGTCCCCGGACTGACGGTCATCGCCGGCGGCAAGTTCACCACGTACCGGATCATGGCGCGGGATGCCGTCGACTTCGCCCTGGGCGCCGAGGCGGCCGCCGCGCGACCGTCGGTCACACAGACCATCCCGCTCGTGGGCGGGCGGCCTGCGACGGATGGCGACGCGGGCGCTTCCGCGCGACAGTTCGGCTGGGACGCGGCGATGGTCGATCATCTGCTGCACCGGTACGGCTCCGACATCCGCGACATCGCCGAGATCTGCGACCGCGACGAGAGCATGTCCCGCCCGCTGGAGCACGCACCCGCCTACCTGCGCGCGGAGATCGCGTACGCCGTCAGCCATGAGGGTGCGCTGCACCTGGAGGATGTGATGCACCGTCGCACCCGCATGGTCTACGAGTACGCCGACGAAGCCCTGGCGGCCCTTCCCGAGGTCGCCCGGATCGTCGCCGGCGAACTGGGCTGGTCAGACGCGAGGCGCGACGAGGAGGTCGCGGCGTACACCGCCGTGGCCGACGCCGTCGCCGCCGCGGCGCGCGCGAGCGATGACAGCGAGGCCGCGCGCGCCAGGGCGGCCGCCCCCGGGGTCGCCGCCATGTCGCCGCATCCCTGA